The DNA region caccagctgacacctcactgctgggcctctgtggaggccaccggcgaaggacttctcaggcccttggggaaccgagtgctcggaggccactgttcacagccccgagcactctctcccggatataccctttcttggtcctcggggaactgagtgctcggggggctactgttcacggccccgagcactctctcccggaactgactattcgggtcctcggggaaccgagtgctcgggggccactgttcatagccccgagtactccctcccggaactaactgttcgggtcctcggggaaccgagtgctcgggggtcactgttcatagccccaagcactctctcccggaactgactccccttgggtcctcagggtactcgggggccactgctcgcagccccgagcactcttttcccggtacttggtcttcttgggttatcggggaactcgagtactcggggatcactgtttatggccgagaacactctctcccgggacttggtcttctcgtacctcggggagataacccccgtgggaggcgccacgtggcactctgctgttctggtctcgggactcggggacccctggttcctgtgtcaccgacataCACCTTTGTTTGCGCAAAGTGGGTTTCGTAAATTCATGCATTAATATATTGGAACACATTTTGTACGGGACAAGAATTTGATTAACTACATAATTTTAGATCTATTGTCATAATGCCCTATTGCGAAATGGAAATCCTTCTCTAATCCTCTCTTTTTGTTTCCAGATTCCTTCATAATTCTATTCAAATTAGTCAGAGTCGGTAAAATAATCTTTTTACCTCACATCAGGAAAAGTCTTGCCGATGCCATATACTTCATGATTTTGGTATAAATCCATCAAGCAAATGTGCTTTAATAGGCTCAAGGTACAAATCCATCTTTGCTTAGAGCATAACAAATCCATATTTTGCTATTGACGTTGTTTTGCAATGACCTGCAATTTTTTgttgaaaggaaaaataaatgtGACGCTGATGTTTAAATGAGCGCAACGTAGAAAATTTTGCTTTGCAAAATATGTACTCCCTCCGGTTTTGAAAGCTTGACGATCAGATAACCTAATTAAACATAGATGCGGTTCAGTTACTTTGTCTGAACATCAATTACAGAAGGCCGAACGTAGTATGATGTTTCTAACTATTCTCTATACTGTCTCTCATTTCTGTATTCTATATTGTACTCTGTCAAGTTTATATATGCATTACTGTATGCGCATTGAAGGTAATTATTGACACCAGTTACATCTAAATAGAAGACTATGTTGCATGTATCTCTCTTGTTATGATCAAATACTAAAGTAGcacaattttagaaatattaCATTTCAATATGCACTTCTACCTTAGCTTcaacaattatttttttatgcagACCATAAGTTGACGCAACGTAGCACGCCGATCCATCTAGTTTACTTAGAACGTGGCTGCAATTTGCAACCAACAAACTTAACTACTTCAAGTAtaatttccttttccttttcagaCAACTAACACTTAACTACTTCAGGTATATTGTAGTTGCTATATTACATGCGATTGAAATTTCACCTCAGTTGACTGTCGTAGACCATCATATGAGAATCCAATATCAACCGCACCGTCTTCCATCTCCCAGCTCACATTCTCTCTCGCGCGACAGTTTCCTCACAGAGCCAAAGCCTTACCTCACTCCCTCGCCTCCCGCTCGCCTCTAGTTGTCTCGAGCGACGTCCCCACATGCTAGATCCACGCTCTCCACCCTACCACACTAACCTCTCCATTTTGGAGTTCCTCCATCCCGACATCGGCCCGCCGTCCATCTACCACCTCGCCGCTCCGCCCCGTGCATGCCTACCTCTCCGAGTCGGCTTCCCTCTTCTAGAAGCTCTTCTAAGCCTGATGACAAAGGAAGCCCCCTCCCCccttaaaaaaatcaaacctCTTCCCTAACCCttgccggccgccgccgttcATCGTCGTCCGAGACAATGTTCTTATTTTTATACACTTGATATTTAGGAagtgtttttttaagaaaatgatATAGCTATATTGTTGGTTGATGGTTGGAGTCATAGCAAGGTTTACTTGCCTACGTTTTCTTATAGAGATGAATTAAACGaaacaaaacctaacactaCGATATTGCTTGCGTGTTTTTTTTGGCTCAAAGTTGCATTTGGTTACCATGGGTATCGTCCTTTCAAAGCTCAACAGCCAAAGGTCACGTGATATATTTACGATAAATTCATCTAGCGTCTAGTTAATATTTGCACTAACGATGACGTACAATTAGCGATGTGGGTGTCTAATAGGTAGTTCTAGATCactaattaatttattttttattaacttAATTAGGTAAGGTGAatctctaatttatttttttagtcaaCCCAATAAACCGGACTAAGCATCATTAGTTCAACCCCTGTGAGTTACAAAAGCTCTTTGACAAAGAAGTCGCTGCAGCATGCAAGTGGTCATATAAACCGAAGTGCACTACAGTATCGATAGATGTCAGAAAAGATACTGTAAAACGTTGGTGAAAAAAAGAAGCAGGCCAAACATGCGTAGGAATAGCCGATCGAAAAGATCATCTGAAAAGAAGTGTTGAAATGACAGTGACTTGCCATATGGGAGCATGCATGCGTGCTCGGCTTCTTCGTAGCGATCGAACTACAACACGCATGTCACATCGTTTTCTTGTTTGACACACGCTCGACTCTTAGACTATGTAAGGGATTCACTGTTGGGGGGCGCGAAAATTTCGTcatgaagattttttttctttaatgtttaacagtttttttataatttttattataaaaagaTTCATAAGATTATTCTCTTCAGAATGAgattctcttctttctcttcacgatTCTCTTAAagataaattattaaaaataaagaaaataagaacagaaaagaaaattagaaagtaaacataataaaaaaatatgattaaaaatGATCTTAACAGGGGATGAACCTCTTCCTTCTTTCACAGTTGTGAACTGGAGAAGTCGTCGGAGACTTTATGTAGTTTGGCAAGCACGTACGTTTCCGTTCATCTTGGGTCGTCTAACGTTTTATGTTTGTCCATCTTCCCAATGAACTACATCCATAGAAAAATTATCTGTtatgttaaaaagaaaaaattaatctaacaaagaacaaaataaaaaaatctcataaaaagcaagaaaataaaaatatattttcaccgaatgatatatatatatatatatatatatatataaataaataaataaagacaTCTAAGTGCCACGCTCCGAAAATGATGATAAGAGAAGCTTCATTCTTGGCGCTGCTAGTAATGCAGAGTGACGTATGCTCGTGGAGTTGAAGATTCTGGTGTGAGGCTTCTTCCATGTTTTCCAATAGTTGAAAATTATTAGCGATCTGAGCCTCTTCTTTGGAACGGATAACGAATGGCCGcgttgcaagttttttttctgAACGGACGCCGCGTTGCAAGAGTTGACCACCACCGGAGAATGCAAAGGGGTGTTGACCACCACTGCCAGTTTGGCAAGCACGTGCCTGCTATGTTGATGCGAGCATCATGCACACCTAACCACGCGACCGACCGACGCAAATAGCCTGCTTCAACTAATACTTTTTGACGACGACACGGTTTCTGAAATAGGAGTACAGTTTTAACTAATACTTCCTCCAATTTAAAATAAGTATCATTTAGACGATGATACGATTTCTAAAATACaattttaactaatatttttttataacaaattgataaaatatagtaaaatatatattattataaaaatacttttaaagataaatctacatGTATCATTTTCAATATCTAAattcaatatataaaaaataatttatagtcAAAGTTTAAATGATTGACTATACGTAATTTAAAATGGCACTTATTTTGAATTGAAGGAGTAATCAACGTCTCAACAACTTGCCAAACATAATCGGCTCACACTACCATTACAGAAAGCTAAGTTACAGGTTTAAACTTTCTTTTTTTCAGAGTAAGTTTAAGCTTTCAGAGAGAGATATGTAtgaatcttttttcttctttctgagagagagagagagagagatgcatgCTTATCTTTGCGATCCGGTGATCACGGCTTAGCCCATTTTTAAAACTGATCCCAAATATTATAGCCCATCCCAGAATAATCGCGACTACGGCCCAGCCCATCTCGGAAACAGAGTACTCCTCTAGTACGAACACTTTTCACGAGAATGTTCGATGGCTGGTTGCGTACACcatgattttttatgaataACGATCCAAATTACATATACACTaagtttaaatatattttttaatgttgAGATGTTGATTTGTATTGATACATTTTAGAATGATATTTGTGCTCGGTTTCCTGCCGACATTGATAACTGTGATATCATTAGTGCCCTTAACTTTGTTAGAGGCGTTGTTACGATGCCTTCACCTCTTTTGTTGggtttttttatatgaaaaactAGTTTTGGTTGTCTAAACTGCGGTGGCGTGGATGTCATATCCTTCTTGGAGGCATCGCAGAGGAGATACCCCTGAGTTATTGCTGATGGTGGATTGTGAGTGGTCCTGGATCTTTAGAGGGGGCTTCGACCTCTCCAGACTTTTTAGAGCTCTTAATTTTTTCCTTTGGTCGTGTATGTTTGTCTCATTTTGTGTTGCTTTTGGTCAACACTTTGGTGCTTGGGGCTAGCTGTGCTATTGCGAAGTCGAAGCTGTTGCATCACGGGGGGAAGAGGGACGAAGCTCGGCAACGATGATATAGTACATAGCTACCCCTGCCTCCTCGCGGTGGAGTTGATAGTTGAGGCCGTTATTATGGATCGTTGTAGGAAGTCGTAGCTGCAATCATATTTGACAACGTTATTTTATAGCGTAATTGGTCAATTGTAGTATCTAAGTGACATAGTGTGCCCTTATGAGCTGTTACTCTGACGGAATTTATCTGTCATACAAGGGTTTTCTATTAGTTGTCCCTTTAATTAATCTTACGGTTGTGTAGTTTTTAGATCCGATTTCTCTTATAAAATAGATTAATTATCTTTTTCTAGAAAAAGTTAGCAATACTCTTACTGTCCTTTAAAACACACCCTTTTTAATTACAGAGGTGTACAGGAAGAGTACCTAAATGGTACATGTGTCATTTGAACAAAATCAAGCAAATCAAAATTATGTGTGATGATATGATTTGATGACTTTTTTAAGTACATATGCagtcgagagagagaaaaaggcacaagaattcaaattttgaaaagtaTGTGCGCGGTGTGGGCGTTGAACTTTGTGCATCAGGAGCGCAGTGTGTTGCAGGTTGTCTGGCTGTGTCCGGAGGGAAATTTTTTTACTAGTTCTTGAGTATATATAGATTACAagaattttatttatattgagatttgTATTGAAAGAATTATTAAAAAAGTTATAAGATATACAAGAGAATTAACGTATGAATTATATTAGATAAAAGAAATGAACGAACGTGATAATCTTTATGTACACATCCTATTATGGAGTTACTTTTTTTTACTATATCTCTACCTGTGGTGATTGATTTTTTTCCCACCGTCTAAGAAGTGGTTTCACTTATTTACCACTATTTCTCACTATCATTGATTTGAATGGTTCCATATTTTATTGATATAAGTGATATCATAATCAAGAAAGGTTTAGAATTTAGCGTCAGAGTTTAGAATTCCTTATAGGAAATCGAAGATAGGGTCCACAATGACTTCCTAGTCGAGGAGCACTACGTGCCGAAAAAAAGCCATTTTTTGGGTACCGCTCCAGTTGGTTTGCACCTCGCCGTCATCCTCACTCCCACCCGCCCGCAACTCCAATACACGGCGATTGGGATTGCCTTACTGCAATTTGCCAACCTCGTCCCCATCTCCACACCGGCGCGGCCGCACGGGCTCCcgaccggcggcggcgcgcgccttgcattccggattcacccggGAGCCCCAATGGGTCTCCGTCGAGGAGGGGAAGGcgtcccggccgccgccgccgccgccgcagcagcagccgaGGTACGTGCTCTCAGGCAGCCAGCTCCTGCCTCGCCCTGCTTGCTAATGCGGTATCGCGTAGTTATATTGGTGGCATTGGTCTGGATATGCTCTCGCGACGTGTTGTATCGATGTGGGCTGTGCTGTGAACTGATGATTAGAGAATAGAGCAGCAATACCTTGTGTTTGTTCAGCCGTGTCCCGTTGCAGAAATTAGCGAATTTTGTCATTCAGTGAAGTCTGACAAGTGATCAGATGATGGATTAGTccatggtgatgatgatgagtctACTCGACACTCACATTATGTTAGCCAAATGAATTAAGGAAGGGCACATTGTGATTAATATTGTACTATTAGTCTATGGGCATATGCAACTTGTTGGCTAGATGAATATGGAAATTTTGCTGATAGGATAATTCTAGCCTCAATGTTAAGTTCTTAACTTGCGCTTGCTTCTATGGACAATATGGACGGTATGCTCATATTGCAAATAAGTAAAGATGTTATAGTTGTCACTATTAATGTTATGTATGCAGCCATGAACCTGTCCCTGATTCTCGAGTTTGTTGATGAGTAAATACGCAGATTTTGAATATCATTTCGTATCTGTATATAATTTCAGTAAGTCATTTTATAATTCTGTTTGATATTTGGGAAAAAATTTGAACCCCCTCGGCGCCTCCTTGCTGGGTGACGCGAGGGGCGAAACACCGCTGCCAAACCACTCCGCCAGAAAAGatcctcgccggccgccgccgctgacggcggtggcggcggcctcccctccctcccttaacctcccccttctccccctccccccttctccccctcctcccccccccccccccactttcTTTTTCTCGACGGAGCGGCTGTTGATCTGGCCAGTAGATCCACGCGTGGAGTACGTCACCGAAGTAGATCAAGGAGGTCTCCGGCCGGGTGCTGCGGTTCGGCGCTGTGGCGCGTCgaggtcgtcgccgtcgcgtcGGCTGCGGCGCGCCGCCTCTCCTCTCTTCGACACCTCGGCATTGCGCTCATTGCGGCCTGACCATGGCCGGCGCCGCCGTTGTTCCTCATCGAGCTTCCCATGCTGGCGAGCGCGCTGCACAGGGTGATCTCGTTCGGGGTCGTCAAGCTGGCGCTCGAGAGCGACACCCGCAGCGCGCGCCGTCGGCTCGTGGAGGAGTACGTCTGGGCCATCTACTGCAATGGCTGCAAGGCCGGCTATGCCATCCGCTGGAAGGAGGCATCCAACAACGAGCGCCACGTGCTGTGTCTACTGTGCGGCGTGTCCATGGGCCCCGACGTGTTGCCGGCGGCGCCCATGTAGGAGGACGGCGTGCCAGCGGGGCTCGACGGTGAGCTCACGTACGTGCGCGAGGCGAGGCGTGGCGTGGTGCGGTGCGGTGTGGTGGGCTTGCGGCGCTGCTACCGCATGGCGGTGCGGTGTGGCGCGGGGTGGTTGCGTCGTGTGTTCGCCGTGACGGTCGTGGGGGGTGTGGCGTGGCAAGAGGCCGCGCGTGTCCTGTGGCCTGGCCGACGCGCCTGCTGCTGCGGTGCTCGTCTTCAGCTGGTGTTGGCCGTGGTCTTAGCCGGGTCGGGCTTCATCGTCGCATCTGTGCGACGTCGTGTCAGGTTGGGTTGCGGGGTTGCGCCGGCGTGGCATGGCGTCCCTGTGGCTTTGCAGGGCCCGTGCGTTGGCCGTGGCGCTGGTGCTCGTCGCGGGGTTTTTCCCCGGCCTCATGGCGCTTGCCCCGtcacggcctcccgaagccgCTCGAGCTCCTCCCTTTGTTATGATCTGTCTCTTCCCGCTGGAGCTGGCCCGTGGGGAGTCTGGTGGCGGGTGGTGGCCGTGAGGACGACACGTGCGTGATGCGTTGGGGCGGCCTCGGTGGTGGTGGCTGTGTGGTGTGGTGCGGCGAGCGCGTCGCGGTTGCCCTCGGTCCCCTCATGTCATGGCGGCTCCTCCCCTCGTCGGATTTCTTCATTCTCTCCAATAGGGGAGTCTCATGGCGTGGGCGGCTTTGGGGTGACGCGTGCTCGTGCTGGCTGTGGCATTGGGTGCCTCGGACGAAAGCCTTGCTCGGCATTGGGCCTAGGCCGACAATGGCGACACCCTCGGGCATCGCTTCCTCCTTGAAGGCGTTTGTCGAAGGTGCTCCCTCCCTTCTTCGCCGTGGGATTTTTCAGGTGAACTTGGTCGTGCCTGGACGGGCGACAACGACGCTTGTGGCGTCGTTTACTCCCTAGAGGCGTCGTTTTGGAAGATCCCACACTGAGTTCTGGTGGCTGATGTCTTAGTCGTGGCGGGACCTTTCTTCGGCAACAATTGTGAACACTCCGGGTCTCTACAAGGGGTAAGTTGTCGGTGAGGCCTCTGCCCTTTTGGTGCTACGTTGGTTTGTCCACGGATGGGCTATGGTGGAGTCGGAGCTCCTGCGTTGGGGCGTCCGACGAGCTTGGTAATGATGACACGTGGTGGCCGTGGACGGGGACACAAGGCATCAAGACAGTGGCTGAGGTATGTTTTAAGAAGTCAGAGCTGTTTGGTCGCAACGTGCGACAAGTTTGGCAACGATGACCCGTTGGCGGACTCCGCGTGTGTTGTGTTTTCCAAAGTGTAGTGTTGTTTGCTTTTTGTTGGCGTTCATACCGGTTGGCTCCGTTTCAACTGGATAATTGTTAAGGTTTTTGGGCCCAGTTTTCCTCATATTCGGGCAACTCTCTTCTTCTATAATAACATCGGCATCTTTCGTGCcgtcctttcgaaaaaaaaatctgtttgATATTTCAAGTATGCATGTTGATGTGGTGCCACACCGCGTGGTAATATTGGAGGTACTGGTCTGAGTAGGCTTCTGCAATGCCTTGTGTTGTCGTGCGCTATGCTGTGAATCAATGGTAGAGAATAGAGCAACGATGTCATGTCTTTGTTCAATCGTGTTGTAGTTCAGAAATTACTAAATTTTGCTTTTAACTGATGTCTGACAAGTGATCAGATGATAGATTAGCCCATGGTGAGGACTGAGTGAGGAGTCTATTTGAACATTTGCAATGATTGATACATTATAATTACAATGATTATTAGTTAATGTGCCATTTTCTTGTTGGGAATCTTGGTTTCTAGTAACTAGCTGCTAGTTGAATATGCCAATGTTCCTGTTATGATAAGTCTATCTTCAGTTTTAATTAATTTGTGCTCTTTCGTGTGGGAAATATTGATGATACGGTTGCCATGTTATGCATGCAGCCATGAACTGTAGCAAATTTGAATCACTTAGGTTATATTTCTGTTTATTTCCCCCCAAAAGGGGTTTATGCTTCAGTTTGGGATTTCAAGTAGCCATGATATTTACGTTGTCTGATATTCAGCTTTTCTCTTGCAGACTTTTGTTGAAATACATGGAGATACGAAAGATTATGTATTACCATCAAGGATTGCATCTGTCCATATGATTCTCTAACCGTATAGAGATTTTTCATATGGTAACCACCAAGGAGAAGTATATGCGCCAACTTGTAAGATATTCATGTTCAGCTTCGAGCACTACAAACTAACTCCTGGTCAGAAGTATGCTCACTTGTAAATGAAAGGTGTGCTTTGAGATCAAGATAGGCCCAAATAATCTGCAGATTGATCAGATATTCAAGATTTTCAGCCAGAACTATTAGGTTTGGTGACCTCTTTAGATGATACTAATTTATTCGCATCCTAGGTTGTTAATCATTGATTGTTTTCCTGTCAACGTCTTATACATTTGTCACTAATACTTGATAGCATATCTGTTGGAAGTACGTGTTGCATAAGTGTACCCAGTGTCGGTGTACCACACAAACCATTCccctttttgtttgttttcctAGTTTAATCTTCTCAATTTAACAAGCTAGGTAAACTGTGTCGACCACAACTTCCCCAGAAAATGAAGGTTCAAATTATGGATCATGTCTTGAAAAGAATTTGCCTGAAGAATATGGATAAGATGCATCAACGTAATCAAAACTGAAAGTTTGAGATAATATATGGCAGGCCTCAATGATAAGTGGCTGGATCTGTAttctaaaaaaagagaaatggcTGGATCCATGATTTGGTGAAGATGCACCTAAAGTTTGGTAGGGCAAATCTAGGTACTGTTATGAACCCCAAAAGTTTGGTTTACCTTGCCCTCAAACGTTATAGCAGTTCAACTTGTAATCAATGGGCAAATCAACATCCGAAACTGCCAAGAAAGTGAAAGCGCTATCTCTTGGTTTTATTGTCACTGATATGTCTAATCGCAACCTCTTTCAGGAGTTTGTCTAGCTTTCTTACCATCTCTTTGTCAGTATTTGGTGTGCTGGTATATTTGGTGGATTCCCTGGGAAAAGCTATAACTTTACTAGAGGCTAATATTGTCAATCTTTTGGAAGTAGGTTTCTGATGGGCTGGGAACATGTTCTTGGATTTATTCCACGGAGAAAAACATAAACCTAGTTGCATGAAGCCATGAATCTGTTCATGTTCTTTTCAAGTTGCACTTGAGTGCGCTATCGTAATGTTTGAGCATGTCTCATTGCTCAATCTGAGACAGTGAGACTAATAAATGCCGTGTGTATTTTGTGATTTGGCACTTCCATTGACCTTCATAAAAACAATTGTTTAGAACATTCTACACTGGTTGGTTAGAGGCACAAACAGTATTCCACGGTCTGTTTTACACTGTCAGTAAATTTCCTTCATGAACTACTCATATATTGATTTTAACTGATCAACACCCTATTTTTACTTCCAGGAACTAATGCAAAACCAGTCTGTTCTTGTGCTGCAGTATTTCCATCAGGTATGCCGTGTGTCGTGTTCCACCTTAAGAGCCCAATAAAGCATATGGTAAATATTAATCATCGATTGTGTCATAAGCCATCATCCTTGTTGCAAATATGTTGCAGTGTGTTGTGTTGCACCATAAATCTTGTCTCTTATTGCTATGTGCATTTTGCAATAAGATCCAAACAACCCGGACTTGCTAGACGCTATTCTCCGTGTGTTACTACGTGGTACTACTTTCAGTTTGCATAATGTTTTGAGAATCTTATCCTTTATCAACCTTTAGCTGGCCATTTCCTTATGAATTTTGTCCCGTTTCACAGTACTCTCGCTCATGCTCGCTGGTTGTAGTTTCAGAGAGAAGGGATGGCTACCCTGGTTTCCTTTCTTAGAAAGAACCGAACATCATACAAGTATACAACGGGATAGTTTGGATAGATTTAACGGCTACATTCTGCGGTTCGAACTCTGTACGTCAGAGTTGTTTGACAAGATGGACACAGTTAAGTGTTCTTTCGAAAAAAAATACAGTAAGTGACCCTTGTTTCCAATAAGAAAA from Phragmites australis chromosome 8, lpPhrAust1.1, whole genome shotgun sequence includes:
- the LOC133926030 gene encoding protein MIZU-KUSSEI 1-like encodes the protein MLASALHRVISFGVVKLALESDTRSARRRLVEEYVWAIYCNGCKAGYAIRWKEASNNERHVLCLLCGVSMGPDVLPAAPM